The nucleotide sequence AACTCGCTCGGAAGATTTTCAGCATCAAAGAATGTCTTCATGAGCTCCACACTTTCTTTACCTTTCGGGTATACAAACTTCACCTTCTGAGAGGTCTTGGCATCCAGGAAGTACTTGACAGCCTACGGAAGTGAAAGGCAGCAGGAAGATCATCAAATGACAGATAGTTGCTAAGCTACAAATGTTGTACCACTAAATATAATGTAAGCGAACGCAAACTATAACCAATGCCAGATCATATCAAAAATGAAGTTTTTGGGTTTACGTCGAGGAGTTTAGCTAGTTGGCCGGCATCTTTTATTGACCAAGCTCGAAGAACCATGTTCGAAATTTTTATAATGGTAggctaaaaaatgaaaatgaaggaTACTACAATAATCCCAATGAACCCTCACTAAATTGCCTTCCAGTTGAAGTTCTATTAACCAAACTTTTACATTCTGAAAAAAGAAAGTTGAAATATCGATGCTTCAAATTCAGTTGAAGTATGGTGTGGGAATATCCGTgtcaataacataaaaaattgcCACGAAAAGTTCATACCTTCCAGAATGCCTGAAAAATTCTTGGTGGGTTATATAGAAATGCAACCGCAAGCCTCTCGGGGTAATGGCTCTGTAGAATGTTAATAATATCCCGGGCTGTCTTGACACTGACATTGGTGTTGATTGAGAATCCAGTGAAGTCAACCAACCATGACATCTGTTCTTGACCTTCGGGAAGGTTGAGGATACCATTTTCTATAAGATAGACTAAATGGCGGATATTATCTTCGGGCGAGTTTGTGTTCtgaaagaacaaagaaaaaacgaaaaagaaagagaatgagTTAAATCTACTAACTATAAGCTTACTGAAAGTGTAACCATGTTTTAGGGGGTGGGGAGGATAGCCTACTACGGACCTGCTGTGCTGGCCTCATTATAAGCACGCTCCTCCCAAGTCGATCATGGAACTTAGCTCTAAATACTTTGCCAGTCTCACCTTCATGCGCTATTTCATGCTGAACAATGACATGTTTCAGTGGTAAGTACAAACTTAAGTCAAACCCAAATagtgaattgaaaattttcctAGTGAACTAGAATTAATCATCAATAACTATGACGGGCGATAGCCCATGCAATGCACAGAAGTAAGCTGCAGATGATGCAAATGAATTAAATGAACGCAATTCACGAGCAATGTGGTTGGAGAACACCATCTGAGTCCATATTAAGTTTTGATTCTGCCATATAATTTGatgaaaacaaaatatacaaactCAAAAGTTGATCAGTTTATGCTCAAGCAGAATTACCAACATATTAAGAGAAACAAACAGTCTACAAATATATCTATTTCTAGTTTGTGAATATCATAAAAGTTCATCCAACTTACCCAACGGGTTTCTTCAGGCTTATACGTTGCCCTCCACTTCAGTGTCtcttcaaccattttcttcGCCTTCTCAAGATTGCAGCTCCGAGCTTCCAAATATCTCCGAAGGCATCCATCGGTGCAGTACTTCAAATTGCGTCCAGACAGGGGCCCAAGTGCTGCCCTGAGTTCTTTGACCTGAATGTACATTCGCGTCATTCAACGTCAGATTTCTATATTGCACACTGCTTTGTTTTTCAATCGAAATTGGGAGGTAAGCTTTAATATTTTTGGCTGACTTAACAATTATGATCATGTGTACGCCGGAGAGGCAGACCAATTAACTTGAGATACACAAACCCTTTGGATTGCCAGTTGTACACTTTTGATATTACTACAAACCAGAAAAGTAACTAAATTTGTTACCTTTGCATCTTTTTGTGCAGAATCATCCTCAGGGGTTGGTTTTTGAGATTGCCTTCTCAGAAGATACATGTTGCTCACCAATTTACTTCACTTTTCAACCTACAGTAAATAACAATGGtaaataaaaggttaaaaaataatatagttTAAAACATTCCTCTTTCAAATACTATACAACaactgaagaaagaaaaattcacCCACTTCTTCCAagtaaaaaatcaaaagcattgAAAATTACATGGGAAATTAAATTACATGACCTTCAAGTTCAATCTAAAATTCACCAAATATTTAACCACAGCAGCTAGTTTCACATTTGGTCAAATCCCTCAAGGTAAAAACGATCACACTAATTTCCAACACAATCTTTCACCAAAAAACTAATGATTTCTAACACAATCAGGTAAAATCATACAAGATCCATTTGGAGAAATGGACAAAAGGGGTGTAGCTACAATCATTGGATAATCATTTGGGAGTGACAGATCCactaaaaaatcacaaaacatgataaaatacaaaaatagcaAACTGGGCAAGTCTTGGGCAGCTGTGTAATTTATAAAAGCAGCTGAAAAATCTCATCTTTATTGTTGGGAACAGAAGGAAACGAATAGCTTTGCACGTACCTTTGGGttgatcagagagagagagagagagagagtaaaatgAGAGATCCCTTTGGGGAGGGGGAAGCAATAGGTAGCTTTGTGCTTAGACTTTTACGGCAATTAAAAatgttctagagagagagagagagagaatgcgtTTGGTTAGATGATGTTGATTCTTGACGTTTTAGGGGGTGGCATTTACCGGGATTTACCGAACGAGAGGAGGATTGAGAGCAATGGAAAGGAGAAGGGGattgaaattgtgaagggaTTAATGGTTGGGATTTATATAATTCTGGGAAGGAACTGGTGTGGTGATGTGTGAGAGTCGAGAGAGCCGAGAGAGTCGAGGACACCAAAGTTGGCTACTTTTTGGATGTCAAGATCGGCGACTGCGACTGACTTCATCAAAGTGGGGACTGGGCACTGCCAACCGCCCTTGCATCTTCCACCGTTCACTTCTCTTTTCTATTTTCCTctctgtttttagttttttcatatatttatttatttatttatttcttattataTGTTCATTTATTATCCTGTGAACCAAGAGGATCCTCGTCAGATGCTTTTTATGAAGATTCTGAAAATTCTTCAATAATatccgtttattgtatatcgtacaatcagaaattattataaatttttttactcAAAAATGAATCTATCGTGCAGTCAgaaatattgtaatttttttttacttaaaattgaatataaatagtacttgacaaaaactggtcccacaatatacgatgaacggatgtgattggaggattcccagaatcctcacaaagaggaatCAGCGAGGATCCTCACTCTCTTATGAACGTTACCACgtttattttctctttatttaattatgatcgttattttcgtttgatttatttaattcgtcagttattaataaaaaatgtgtGTCAGAAAAGAATAATAGAGCAGGGTTAtcatttctaaaaaaattatacatgaTCTTGCAAAGGATCAGAGGTTCAAGGTTTTTGTGGTGTCCTCTGAAACCTTCTTTTCATCATTGGTGGCATCAGTTGGTTGGATTCATAGTTAACTAGGATCAGGTAGAACCATATATTTCGTTAGTAAATTTTTATTACGGATGTTTTTGCTCATCATGGCCTAATTGTTTTTGATAGTCATATT is from Pyrus communis chromosome 10, drPyrComm1.1, whole genome shotgun sequence and encodes:
- the LOC137748442 gene encoding uncharacterized protein, which produces MYLLRRQSQKPTPEDDSAQKDAKVKELRAALGPLSGRNLKYCTDGCLRRYLEARSCNLEKAKKMVEETLKWRATYKPEETRWHEIAHEGETGKVFRAKFHDRLGRSVLIMRPAQQNTNSPEDNIRHLVYLIENGILNLPEGQEQMSWLVDFTGFSINTNVSVKTARDIINILQSHYPERLAVAFLYNPPRIFQAFWKAVKYFLDAKTSQKVKFVYPKGKESVELMKTFFDAENLPSEFGGQATLKYDHEEFSRMMAEDDVKTAKFWGFDEKPFHITNGHSGAEVAPQPLPVAPVAS